Genomic segment of Calypte anna isolate BGI_N300 chromosome 12, bCalAnn1_v1.p, whole genome shotgun sequence:
AGAAATGCAAGAAGAAGAAATACGTAAACTCTGGCACTGTGAGTGGGGCCGGGGCACTCCTGCGGGTCCCACAGATCTGCCCCCTGTGCTGTGCCCGCCAGGGGGGGTAGGAAGAACTGGGTCTGACCTTCCCATGCCCACAGGTGACACTGCTCTCCTTCTCCGTTGAGTCCGAGTTCACCTTTGTTGACTACATTCGGGGCGGGTGAGTGGGGGGCTGGTTGCCCCCTTGCTCCCTGAGACCCCCACATGGGCGAGGGTCTCGGTGGTGATGGTGCAAGTGAAACCTGGGGGTGATTAGGGGtagtggggctggggaggggggtgcaGGATGGCAGCCCCTGGCCCTGGGGTGCTGGATgggggatggggcagggggggccCAGGTGATGATTCCTGAGgcaggggacacacacacaccatgcCGTGGGGCTGGAAGGTGGTGTCCCTGTGCCGTGGGGCTGGCAGCCTCCCTCGCTCTCCCCCCACAAGGACGCAGCTGAATTTCACCGTCGCCATCGACTTCACGGCCTCCAATGGTGAGTGCAGCCAGTGCAGGGGGGGCCCCTCTGGCATGGCTGTGGGGTGGGTGCTGatgggtgctgtgctgcagggatgcCGTCGCAGCCCACCTCGCTGCACTACGCCAGCCCCTACCAGCTGAGTGCCTACGCCCTGGCACTGAAGGCCGTGGGGGAGGTCATCCAGGACTACGACAGTGACAAACTCTTCCCTGCCTATGGCTTTGGTGCCAAACTCCCACCCGACGGCAAGATCTCCCACCAGTTCCCCCTGGTGAGcccttggggtgggggggaacgGTGGGTCAGGGGTGCCCACTGCATCCTGCAGCTGAGGGATGCAGTGGTTCCCCTTGGAGGCACTCAGATTACCTGTCCCCATCCCCCAGAACAACAACGTGGACAaccccagctgtgctggcatTGAGGGCGTGCTGGAGTGCTACCTCCAGAGCCTGCGCACTGTCCAGCTCTATGGTCCCACCAACTTCGCCCCCGTCATCAACCAGGTGGCTCGGTGAGCACTGGGGGACTCTGCTTTTTGCCATACCCAAATGCCACCAGTCCTGCAGTGGAGTGGGCTCCCCCATACTGGTGGGACTGCTGGTGGGACCCCATCCCTTATCCCCATAGAGCGGCTGCACAGGTGACTGATGGCTCACAGTACCACGTTCTCCTCATCATCACGGATGGTGTCATCTCTGACATGCTGCAGACCAAAGAAGCCATCGTCACTGTGAGTGCACCTGCATCACCATGAGTTCACTCCatgctggctgctgccctgACTGTCACTCTGCTTTTACTTCACAGGCTTCCTCCTTGCCCATGTCCATCATCATTGTGGGAGTGGGTCCTGCTGAGTTTGAGGGTGAGTTGGGGCTTGGGGACATCAGGGAAGGGGGACAGAAACACTGTCCCTTTCTCCAGGACACTAAAGGCATCCAAGAGGAAGGGATAGTGTTTCTGTCCCTGGTGGCCATCCCACTGAATCCCAGTGACACCAGCTGTCACTCTCTAGCCATGGAGGAGCTGGATGGTGATGAGGTACGAGTGTCTTCCCGGGGACGCTATGCTGAGAGGGACATTGTGCAGGTAACACCAGCACTGAGCCTGGTACCACCACATGTTCAGCCCCTCACTGACCCCTGCATCCACAAGGATGTTTCCAACAAGACTGCAATCTTCTTTTCCCTTGAAGTTTGTGCCATTTCGGGATTATGTGGATGACTCAGGAAATCAGGTGCTGAGCATGGCCCGCCTGGCCAAGGATGTGCTGGCTGAGATCCCTGAACAGCTACTCTCCTACATGAAGACCCACGACATCAAGCCTCGCCGTGCAGAACCCCAGTAGCTCCTCCATGGGCCATGGGGTCAGCTGGTGGGCAAGAACATGTGTCACTGTCCTTCTGCCAGTGACCAGGGCTTGGCCATGGAGATGTGGACCCCTCAAGGGTGACaatcagctgctgcagctggtgaACAGGACTGGGACCCTCTTCTTCTGGGAGCACGACCACGGGACTGGACGTGCCTGGCCTGCAGCAATGCCTGGCACGGCGGGGCTGGCTCGGACTGTGCTGTCCCTCACCGTGGGGCAGGGGCTGTTTAGTGGGGCCATGGTGTGTCCCCCGGGAGGGCTGACGAGCTCCCTGCCCCGGGGAAAAGGCTGACCCCGGGGCTGGGCGCATGCCGGGGGTCCCAGCCCCGCCAGCTccttggggcaggggggttCACCCATCTCCTGCCTGTGCCCCGttcctgcctgcaccctgctcctgcctgcgCCTGCCTCCATCCTGCCCGCTGcccctgcagggctgagccccaCAGCCAGGGGTCCCGGGGCGGCTCGGCGGGGCTTGTACCGCGTTACCGACTGTAAATAAAACCTCCCGGACCGGGTCTGCTGCCGTCTGCGGTCGGGGGGGAcggaaggggggggggggccggggcggggcTCCGGGGTTTTCCTGTGATTCGGGCCGGCAGATTCGTCTTATTCGTCTCCTCGCGGCCAGGCCCCTGGCAACCTCCCCGAGCTCTCTTAGCTCTCGCCGCTCTGCTCTCTCAGCCGTCTCCGCCGCCATCTGCCGTTTTCGCCCTCCTAGCCGGGCCGTGCCGGGCCGTGCCGAAAGTGCGGTTGCTAAGGGCGGCGCGGCGCTTTACCCAGGGCCGCCCCGCGCCAGGCGCCGCCGCAGCCTCCATTGTTGCGGCCCGGACCGGgcccgccgctgccgccgccgccgcccatGGAGCCGCCCCAGCCCCGGGGCCGGTGAGAGAGaccagagggagggagggaggggaagagagaaggagggagggcggcccggggagggggcggcggggcggggggcccggcctggcctggcctggcctcagcccccctcagcccccctcagcccctcgGCCCCCTCAGCCCTCCTGGGGCGGGCGACGCCATGGGCGTAGACTTCGACGTGAAGACCTTCTGCCACAACCTTCGCGCCACCAAACCCCCGTACGAGTGTCCTGTGGGCACCTGCCGGAAGATCTACAAGAGCTACAGCGGGATCGAGTACCACCTCTACCACTATGACCACGACAACCCCCCGCCGCCCCAGCACACCCCCCTGCGCAAGCACAAGAAGAAGGGGCGCCAGACCCGCCCCGCCAACAAGCagtcccccagcccctctgagaCCTCCCAGTCTCCAGGCCGTGAGGTGATGACCTATGCCCAAGCCCAGCGCATGGTGGAAGTGGACCTCCACGGCCGCGTCCATCGCATCAGCA
This window contains:
- the CPNE9 gene encoding copine-9, whose product is MASPGALEPAASSVPGTKVELTVSCRNLLDMDTFSKSDPVVVLFVQSSGSSEWKEYGRTEVIDNTLNPDFVRKFVLDYYFEEKQNLRFDVYNVDSKSCSILKQKDFLGQAFVALGEVIGSQRGRLERALTGVPGKRCGTILLLAEELSNCRDIVTMQLCANKLDKKDFFGKSDPFLVFYRSNEDGTFTICHKTEVVKNTLNPVWQPFTIPVRALCNGDYDRTVKIDVYDWDRDGSHDFIGEFATSYRELSRAQSQFTVYEVLNPRKKCKKKKYVNSGTVTLLSFSVESEFTFVDYIRGGTQLNFTVAIDFTASNGMPSQPTSLHYASPYQLSAYALALKAVGEVIQDYDSDKLFPAYGFGAKLPPDGKISHQFPLNNNVDNPSCAGIEGVLECYLQSLRTVQLYGPTNFAPVINQVARAAAQVTDGSQYHVLLIITDGVISDMLQTKEAIVTASSLPMSIIIVGVGPAEFEAMEELDGDEVRVSSRGRYAERDIVQFVPFRDYVDDSGNQVLSMARLAKDVLAEIPEQLLSYMKTHDIKPRRAEPQ